A genomic segment from Streptomyces sp. NBC_01233 encodes:
- a CDS encoding serine/threonine-protein kinase: protein MEHVGPGGPAHVGPFEVVGVLGQGGMGRVLLGAGPDGRLVAVKQVLAHFADDEGFRARFRREVAASRKVSGAYTAAVIDADPDAPTPWLASVFVGGPSLAAVVRADGVLDGAVVHRLAAGLASALAEIHRAGLIHRDLKPDNVLLAEDGVRVIDLGIARATEGESEGDAGLTRTGWVIGSPSFMSPEQAESKPLTPASDVFSLGSVLVMAVTGSSPFAGTSTLQTLYDVVHSTPDLGAVPAGLRGIVERCLAKDPAERPTPAQLLGLLGPVAPAGRQWPPAVYRMLAEQRADIDRLLGGGPDGEVEPTGPEPVYLPEPVAVPASVPVPVPVPVPVPEGGPVAPTPTRDAPVPVPSRPEPSPRSPWRGPRRIAALAAAGVLLVAGTGVALYVRDRVTAPVAYTAVPSCQVARRELQPQLLLSTTDTRSETAAGVKSSCSASGGTAASPTALVRWDLSLGGNADTNAVTQKARFQSEAAGQREAPRLGFGTEAYWGSGGADWTCVLAVREGNLSVWVGLRAKSYTKGACETKAKEVARGALKASPRR from the coding sequence ATGGAGCACGTAGGGCCGGGCGGTCCGGCGCACGTGGGGCCGTTCGAGGTCGTCGGCGTGCTCGGGCAGGGTGGGATGGGCCGGGTGCTGTTGGGTGCCGGGCCGGACGGGCGGCTCGTCGCCGTCAAGCAGGTGCTCGCGCACTTCGCGGACGACGAGGGTTTCCGGGCCCGGTTCCGGCGTGAGGTCGCCGCCTCGCGCAAGGTGTCCGGGGCCTACACGGCCGCCGTGATCGACGCCGATCCGGACGCGCCGACACCCTGGCTGGCCTCGGTGTTCGTGGGCGGACCCTCCCTGGCGGCCGTGGTCAGGGCGGACGGGGTGCTGGACGGGGCCGTCGTCCACCGGCTCGCGGCGGGGCTGGCGTCGGCCCTGGCGGAGATCCATCGGGCGGGGCTGATCCACCGCGACCTGAAGCCCGACAACGTACTCCTCGCCGAGGACGGGGTACGGGTCATCGACCTCGGCATCGCGCGGGCGACCGAGGGCGAGTCCGAAGGCGACGCCGGGCTGACGCGCACCGGCTGGGTGATCGGTTCGCCCTCCTTCATGTCGCCCGAGCAGGCCGAGAGCAAGCCGCTGACCCCGGCGAGCGATGTGTTCTCGCTCGGTTCGGTGCTGGTCATGGCGGTCACCGGCAGCAGTCCCTTCGCCGGGACCTCGACCCTGCAGACGCTCTACGACGTCGTGCACTCCACGCCCGACCTCGGAGCCGTACCCGCGGGGCTGCGCGGGATCGTGGAGCGGTGCCTGGCCAAGGACCCGGCCGAACGGCCGACCCCGGCGCAGTTGCTCGGACTCCTCGGCCCGGTCGCTCCGGCGGGGCGGCAGTGGCCGCCGGCCGTGTACCGGATGCTCGCCGAGCAGCGGGCGGACATCGACCGGCTGCTCGGCGGCGGCCCGGACGGCGAGGTGGAGCCGACCGGCCCGGAGCCCGTGTACCTGCCCGAGCCGGTCGCCGTACCCGCATCCGTACCCGTACCCGTTCCCGTACCCGTACCCGTACCGGAGGGTGGACCGGTCGCGCCGACGCCGACTCGGGACGCGCCGGTGCCTGTCCCTTCCCGCCCGGAGCCGTCGCCCCGGAGCCCGTGGCGCGGTCCTCGCCGGATCGCGGCCCTGGCGGCGGCCGGTGTGCTCCTGGTGGCCGGTACCGGGGTGGCGCTGTACGTACGGGACCGGGTCACGGCTCCCGTCGCCTACACGGCCGTCCCCAGCTGCCAGGTGGCGCGCAGGGAGTTGCAGCCGCAGTTGCTGCTGTCGACCACGGACACCAGGTCCGAGACGGCCGCGGGCGTGAAGTCGAGCTGCAGCGCGAGCGGCGGTACCGCCGCGTCGCCGACCGCGCTGGTCCGGTGGGACCTGAGCCTCGGCGGCAATGCGGACACCAACGCGGTGACGCAGAAGGCGCGTTTCCAGTCGGAGGCGGCCGGTCAGCGCGAGGCGCCCCGCCTCGGGTTCGGCACCGAGGCCTACTGGGGGTCCGGCGGGGCCGACTGGACCTGCGTCCTCGCCGTACGTGAGGGCAACCTCTCCGTCTGGGTGGGCCTCCGGGCGAAGTCGTACACCAAGGGCGCCTGCGAGACGAAGGCGAAGGAGGTCGCCCGCGGCGCCCTGAAGGCCTCCCCGCGCCGCTGA
- a CDS encoding acyl-CoA dehydrogenase: protein MGIGITQEQRELAGAVRGWVARAVPPEEVRKLLDTPPQTGVRPAYWDAMTAQGLLEPHLDGGTLLDLAVVVEEAARAALPGAYLPSALASVLLQRAGAEPLAGRVGAVALGPGTLTAVAVEGGGYLLDGLAPPVLGAGEADLVLLAAEAAHGTRWFAVDAAALDIRTHESADPTRPTAEVRARGVATTPDRLLELDASLVRDLACTLFAADACGTAAWALHTAAEYAKVREQFGRPIGRFQGVKHLCADMLVRLEQARALAWDAAQAVDEPADVRSLVAALAAGSALDAAYTCAKDCIQILGGIGFTWEHDAHLHLRRALVARQLLGPGDGHRLRAVRLAAGGARRELRLELPAEAETHRAKARTALADARGLDPAAARRILAPTGYAAPYLPPPYGLGAGPVEQLVVQQELAAAGVKLADLGIATWVVPSLLAYGTQEQREAYVLPTLRGDLTWCQLFSEPGAGSDLASLSTRAERTGDGTWKVNGQKVWTSSAHSADYGILLARTDPDAPKHKGLGYFVVDMKNTPGIDIRPLKEITGEALFNEVWFDDAELPADALVGAADGGWKVARNTLGNERVHMADQMTFDTPPGPGGPGGTPSLEALLARAADLDGTYRARIGALAAEAHALACIGLRTTLQQVSGLEPGAGASVRKLVQTPHLQRTAELTLELLGPAGAVREGAGARAVHGMLMSRCLTIAGGTTQVQLNVVAERILGLPRD, encoded by the coding sequence ATGGGCATCGGAATCACGCAAGAGCAGCGCGAGTTGGCCGGGGCGGTGCGGGGCTGGGTCGCGCGGGCGGTGCCTCCCGAAGAGGTGCGCAAGCTGCTCGACACCCCGCCGCAGACCGGGGTGCGCCCCGCCTACTGGGACGCGATGACCGCGCAGGGGCTGCTGGAACCGCACCTGGACGGCGGGACCCTGCTCGACCTGGCCGTCGTCGTCGAGGAGGCCGCCCGGGCCGCGCTGCCCGGGGCCTACCTGCCGAGCGCGCTGGCCTCCGTACTGCTGCAGCGGGCCGGCGCCGAGCCGCTCGCCGGGCGGGTCGGCGCGGTCGCGCTGGGGCCCGGAACCCTGACCGCCGTGGCCGTCGAAGGCGGCGGGTACCTGCTCGACGGTCTCGCGCCGCCCGTGCTCGGCGCCGGCGAGGCCGACCTCGTCCTGCTCGCCGCCGAAGCCGCCCACGGCACCCGCTGGTTCGCCGTCGACGCCGCCGCGCTGGACATCCGTACGCACGAGAGCGCCGACCCGACCCGCCCCACCGCGGAGGTCCGGGCGCGCGGGGTCGCCACCACCCCGGACCGGCTGCTGGAACTGGACGCGTCCCTCGTCCGCGACCTGGCCTGCACCCTCTTCGCCGCCGACGCCTGCGGCACCGCCGCCTGGGCCCTGCACACCGCCGCCGAGTACGCCAAGGTGCGCGAGCAGTTCGGCCGGCCCATCGGGCGGTTCCAGGGCGTCAAACACCTGTGCGCCGACATGCTGGTCCGGCTGGAACAGGCCCGGGCGCTGGCCTGGGACGCCGCACAGGCCGTGGACGAACCCGCCGACGTGCGCTCGCTCGTCGCCGCCCTCGCCGCCGGGAGCGCCCTGGACGCCGCCTACACCTGTGCCAAGGACTGCATTCAGATCCTCGGCGGCATCGGCTTCACCTGGGAGCACGACGCCCACCTCCACCTCCGGCGGGCGCTCGTCGCCCGCCAGCTGCTGGGGCCCGGCGACGGACACCGCCTGCGGGCCGTACGCCTCGCCGCGGGCGGAGCGCGGCGCGAACTGCGCCTGGAACTCCCCGCGGAGGCCGAGACCCACCGCGCGAAGGCCCGTACCGCCCTCGCGGACGCGCGCGGGCTCGACCCGGCCGCAGCCCGGCGGATCCTGGCCCCCACCGGCTACGCGGCCCCTTACCTCCCGCCGCCCTACGGTCTCGGCGCCGGCCCCGTCGAGCAGCTCGTCGTCCAGCAGGAACTGGCCGCGGCCGGGGTCAAGCTAGCCGACCTCGGGATCGCCACCTGGGTCGTGCCCTCCCTCCTCGCCTACGGCACGCAGGAGCAGCGGGAGGCCTACGTCCTGCCGACCCTGCGCGGGGACCTCACCTGGTGCCAGCTCTTCTCGGAGCCGGGCGCGGGCTCCGACCTCGCCTCGCTGAGCACCAGGGCCGAGCGGACCGGGGACGGCACCTGGAAGGTCAACGGGCAGAAGGTGTGGACGAGTTCCGCGCACAGCGCCGACTACGGGATCCTGCTGGCCCGCACCGACCCGGACGCGCCCAAGCACAAGGGGCTCGGCTACTTCGTCGTCGACATGAAGAACACCCCCGGCATCGACATCCGGCCGCTCAAGGAGATCACCGGCGAGGCCCTCTTCAACGAGGTCTGGTTCGACGACGCGGAACTCCCGGCGGACGCCCTGGTCGGGGCGGCCGACGGCGGCTGGAAGGTCGCCCGCAACACCCTCGGCAACGAACGGGTCCACATGGCCGACCAGATGACCTTCGACACTCCCCCTGGGCCTGGCGGCCCGGGAGGTACCCCCAGCCTGGAGGCGCTCCTCGCGCGCGCCGCCGACCTCGATGGCACGTACAGGGCGCGGATCGGCGCCCTCGCCGCCGAGGCGCACGCCCTGGCCTGCATCGGGCTGCGCACCACCCTCCAGCAGGTGTCGGGGCTGGAGCCGGGCGCGGGCGCCTCCGTACGCAAGCTCGTCCAGACCCCGCACCTGCAGCGGACCGCCGAGCTCACGCTCGAACTGCTGGGACCGGCGGGCGCCGTACGGGAGGGGGCCGGGGCACGGGCGGTGCACGGCATGCTCATGTCCCGCTGCCTGACCATCGCCGGGGGCACCACGCAGGTCCAGCTCAACGTCGTCGCCGAGCGGATTCTCGGCCTCCCCAGGGACTAA
- a CDS encoding serine/threonine-protein kinase — MRPLKTSDPATAGPYRLLAELGRGGMGRVLLGAAPDGRLVAVKQVHARLADDDGFRIRFRREVAASRKVSGAFTAAVLDADADADSPWLASVFVTGPSLGAAVERAGALPEETVRRLAAGLAAALVEIHRAGLVHRDLKPDNVLLARDGVRVIDFGIARVARPGEVTELTQAGTVIGSPAFMSPEQAEGGELTPASDVFSLGSVLVLAATGRSPFVAASVALTLYNVVHAEPDLLGLPPGLRELVTRCLAKDPAARPSPAEILGLTGAADGTLWPPAVERMAVAQQEEIDGLLRDPDGPARAPGDPDVDPEAPTATAPQAVGPARSHAPRGRRPRLRPRYLLPPAVVLVAACAGAAYALLGEEPPVAPADRYLSVPRCAEVAGKLPLPPLETRQSGENESPVKSSVGCNWVAAFDAVGGEEEPKPHTSVSWSLERSGRLPGSGTSRTRFNLGSGRPETGVGAGDGANWSTPGTGETCALGVTDGNLLVRVTLGGPQHPAETCETEAKEIARAALAAVPR, encoded by the coding sequence ATGAGACCGCTCAAGACCTCGGATCCGGCCACGGCGGGACCGTACCGGCTGCTCGCCGAGCTCGGCCGGGGCGGCATGGGCCGCGTGCTGCTCGGCGCCGCACCGGACGGGCGGCTCGTCGCCGTCAAGCAGGTGCACGCCCGGCTCGCCGACGACGACGGCTTCCGCATCAGGTTCCGGCGCGAGGTCGCCGCCTCGCGGAAGGTGTCCGGCGCCTTCACGGCCGCCGTCCTGGATGCCGACGCGGACGCGGACTCACCGTGGCTGGCCTCGGTGTTCGTGACCGGGCCCTCGCTGGGGGCCGCGGTGGAGCGCGCCGGGGCGCTGCCCGAGGAGACCGTACGGAGGCTCGCCGCCGGGCTGGCGGCGGCCCTCGTCGAGATCCACCGGGCGGGGCTGGTGCACCGGGACCTCAAGCCCGACAACGTGCTGCTCGCCCGGGACGGGGTACGGGTGATCGACTTCGGGATCGCGCGGGTGGCCCGGCCAGGCGAGGTCACCGAGCTGACCCAGGCCGGGACGGTGATCGGCTCGCCCGCGTTCATGTCGCCCGAGCAGGCCGAGGGCGGTGAACTGACCCCGGCGAGCGACGTGTTCTCCCTCGGGTCCGTCCTGGTGCTGGCCGCGACGGGGCGCAGTCCCTTCGTGGCGGCGTCGGTGGCACTGACCCTGTACAACGTCGTGCACGCCGAACCCGACCTCCTCGGCCTCCCGCCGGGGCTGCGCGAGCTCGTCACCCGGTGCCTGGCCAAGGATCCGGCGGCCCGGCCGTCCCCGGCGGAGATCCTGGGCCTGACCGGCGCGGCCGACGGCACGCTGTGGCCGCCCGCGGTCGAGCGGATGGCCGTCGCCCAGCAGGAGGAGATCGACGGGCTGCTCCGGGATCCCGACGGCCCGGCCCGCGCGCCCGGAGACCCGGACGTGGACCCGGAGGCGCCGACCGCCACCGCCCCGCAGGCCGTCGGCCCGGCGCGCTCCCACGCGCCGCGCGGCCGGCGCCCGCGGCTGCGCCCGCGGTACCTGCTGCCGCCCGCGGTCGTCCTCGTGGCGGCCTGCGCCGGGGCGGCGTACGCGTTGCTCGGGGAGGAGCCGCCGGTGGCCCCGGCGGACCGGTATCTGAGCGTGCCGCGGTGCGCGGAGGTGGCCGGGAAGCTGCCGCTGCCGCCGCTGGAAACGCGCCAGTCCGGCGAGAACGAGTCACCCGTGAAGTCGTCCGTGGGCTGCAACTGGGTGGCGGCCTTCGACGCGGTCGGCGGCGAGGAGGAGCCGAAGCCGCACACGTCCGTCAGCTGGTCCCTGGAACGCAGCGGCCGCCTCCCGGGCAGCGGTACCTCGCGGACGCGGTTCAACCTGGGCAGCGGGCGGCCGGAGACCGGTGTCGGGGCGGGGGACGGCGCGAACTGGTCGACTCCGGGGACCGGGGAGACCTGTGCGCTGGGCGTGACCGACGGCAACCTCCTGGTGCGGGTGACGCTCGGCGGTCCGCAGCACCCCGCCGAGACCTGTGAGACCGAGGCGAAGGAGATCGCCCGGGCGGCGCTGGCCGCCGTGCCACGCTGA
- a CDS encoding class I SAM-dependent methyltransferase, producing MAAHPKPETLAAFEAAKGFMPVREGLALYEAAAAAAGLGLPLLEVGTYCGRSTILLADAAREAGVAAITVDHHRGSEEQQPGWEYHDPTVVDPEIGLMDTLPTFRRTLHKAGLEDHVIAIVGRSPQVAAAWGGKLGFVFIDGGHTDEHATGDYEGWAPHVAEGGTLVIHDVFPDPADGGQAPYRIYLRALASGAFEEISVTDSLRVLRRTGPGI from the coding sequence ATGGCCGCCCACCCCAAGCCGGAGACCCTCGCCGCCTTCGAGGCCGCCAAGGGGTTCATGCCCGTACGGGAGGGGCTCGCGCTGTACGAGGCGGCCGCGGCCGCGGCCGGGCTCGGGCTGCCGCTGCTGGAGGTCGGGACGTACTGCGGCCGGTCCACCATCCTGCTGGCCGACGCCGCCCGCGAGGCCGGCGTGGCGGCGATCACCGTCGACCACCACCGCGGCAGCGAGGAGCAGCAGCCGGGCTGGGAGTACCACGACCCGACGGTCGTCGACCCGGAGATCGGCCTGATGGACACGCTGCCCACCTTCCGCCGGACCCTGCACAAGGCCGGTCTCGAAGACCACGTGATCGCGATCGTGGGCCGGTCCCCGCAGGTCGCCGCCGCCTGGGGCGGCAAGCTCGGCTTCGTCTTCATCGACGGCGGCCACACCGACGAGCACGCCACCGGCGACTACGAGGGCTGGGCCCCGCACGTCGCGGAGGGCGGCACGCTGGTCATCCACGACGTGTTCCCGGATCCGGCCGACGGCGGGCAGGCCCCGTACCGGATCTACCTGCGCGCCCTCGCCTCCGGCGCCTTCGAGGAGATCTCGGTCACCGACTCGCTGCGCGTACTGCGCCGCACGGGGCCGGGCATCTGA
- a CDS encoding DUF397 domain-containing protein: MDTNQHLTGAKWRKSSYSSDTGGECVECAPLGTAAWRKASYSGDTGGQCVEVAAQPCLVAVRDSKNPDGPVFTVHPAAFATFVRAVSV, encoded by the coding sequence ATGGACACCAACCAGCACCTGACGGGCGCAAAGTGGCGTAAGTCCTCGTACAGCTCCGACACCGGCGGAGAATGCGTCGAGTGTGCCCCCCTCGGCACCGCCGCCTGGCGCAAGGCCTCGTACAGCGGCGACACCGGCGGGCAGTGCGTCGAGGTCGCCGCTCAGCCCTGTCTTGTCGCCGTCCGGGATTCCAAGAACCCCGACGGGCCCGTCTTCACCGTCCATCCCGCGGCTTTCGCCACCTTCGTGAGGGCCGTCTCTGTATGA
- a CDS encoding N-acetylmuramoyl-L-alanine amidase: MRKDDSYPPPESGSSVSPDRPWFTRRSTLVVGVAALAPACLAGWVLTQVLSGSEPDGQQPRPLPASHSSLSPGGRDAKPGSTPSDSPSGSPSTDASSPAAAPVPAPAPAKGRLAGKTVVVDPGHNTGNFKHTDEIDQQVDIGTGHKECDTTGTTTNSGYMEAEFTYDVSLRLRAALEAQGAKVVLTHQQDRPWGPCITERARIGNEANADAVVSVHADGVSAGSRGFHVILPAKVKGGAADTAKIVGPSRELGERIAGNFARTTGSAPANYLGSGTGLVVRDDLGGLNLSTRPKVFIECGNMRDAKDAAQLTSPEWRQKAAQGIADGIVGFLGG, translated from the coding sequence GTGCGCAAAGACGACAGTTACCCGCCCCCCGAGTCCGGTTCCTCGGTCAGTCCGGACCGGCCCTGGTTCACCCGACGCTCCACGCTCGTCGTCGGGGTCGCCGCGCTCGCCCCGGCCTGTCTGGCGGGCTGGGTGCTGACCCAGGTGCTGTCCGGATCCGAGCCCGACGGGCAGCAGCCCCGGCCGCTGCCCGCCTCGCACTCGTCCCTGTCGCCGGGCGGGCGGGACGCGAAGCCCGGCTCCACCCCGAGCGACAGCCCGAGCGGCAGCCCGAGTACGGACGCGAGCTCGCCCGCGGCCGCCCCCGTACCCGCTCCCGCGCCCGCCAAGGGCCGGCTCGCGGGCAAGACCGTGGTCGTCGACCCCGGCCACAACACGGGCAACTTCAAGCACACCGACGAGATCGACCAGCAGGTCGACATCGGTACGGGTCACAAGGAGTGCGATACCACCGGCACCACGACCAACTCCGGTTACATGGAGGCGGAGTTCACCTACGACGTGTCCCTGCGGCTGCGGGCGGCCCTGGAGGCCCAGGGCGCGAAGGTGGTCCTGACCCACCAGCAGGACCGCCCGTGGGGCCCGTGCATCACCGAGCGGGCCCGCATCGGCAACGAGGCGAACGCCGACGCCGTCGTGTCCGTCCACGCCGACGGGGTCTCCGCGGGCAGCCGCGGCTTCCACGTGATCCTGCCGGCCAAGGTGAAGGGCGGCGCCGCGGACACCGCGAAGATCGTCGGACCCTCCCGCGAGCTCGGCGAGCGGATCGCCGGGAACTTCGCCCGCACCACCGGATCGGCCCCCGCCAACTACCTCGGCAGCGGTACCGGTTTGGTCGTTCGTGACGACCTCGGCGGACTGAACCTGTCAACTCGGCCCAAGGTGTTCATCGAATGCGGCAACATGCGTGATGCCAAGGACGCGGCGCAGCTTACGAGTCCGGAGTGGCGGCAGAAGGCGGCGCAGGGCATCGCGGACGGCATCGTCGGTTTCCTGGGCGGGTAG
- a CDS encoding helix-turn-helix domain-containing protein: MVSTRDLDPSASPLDYYGYELRRLREGAGLKQSQLGDIIYCTGSLIGQVENTKRVPTRDFSERVDAALGTDGHFSRLVGLVLRSVLPTWFQAYAEMEARAAYISTFQAQLVYGLLQTEEYARAVLGVRSDGDLDAKVAARMERQRVLDRENPPLMWVVLSEAVLHQEIGGREVMRNQLAHLLDLRRREWVQVQILPFDAGAHAGLPGSFTVLRFDDDPDIVYTEDFVQGHMTANPQALREGSLRYDHLQAAALSLDDSAALIARVLEERYGHQPAPDGRKVA, encoded by the coding sequence ATGGTCAGCACGCGCGATCTTGATCCCAGCGCCTCGCCGCTGGATTACTACGGCTACGAACTGCGCCGGCTGCGCGAGGGCGCCGGGCTGAAGCAGTCGCAGCTGGGCGACATCATCTACTGCACCGGCTCGCTGATCGGCCAGGTGGAGAACACGAAGCGGGTGCCGACGCGGGACTTCTCGGAGCGGGTGGACGCGGCGCTGGGGACCGACGGGCACTTCTCCCGGCTGGTGGGGCTGGTCCTGCGGAGCGTGCTGCCGACGTGGTTCCAGGCGTACGCGGAGATGGAGGCCAGGGCGGCGTACATCTCCACCTTCCAGGCGCAGTTGGTTTACGGACTGCTGCAGACCGAGGAGTACGCGCGGGCGGTGCTGGGCGTGCGGAGCGACGGGGACCTCGACGCGAAGGTGGCCGCCCGGATGGAGCGCCAGCGCGTACTCGACCGCGAGAACCCGCCACTGATGTGGGTGGTGTTGAGTGAGGCCGTGCTGCACCAGGAGATCGGTGGCCGGGAGGTCATGCGGAACCAGCTCGCCCACTTGTTGGACCTGCGGAGGCGGGAGTGGGTGCAGGTGCAGATCCTGCCCTTCGATGCGGGCGCCCATGCCGGACTGCCTGGCTCGTTCACCGTCCTGAGGTTCGATGACGACCCGGACATCGTCTATACCGAGGACTTCGTGCAGGGCCATATGACGGCCAATCCTCAGGCTCTCAGGGAAGGTTCGCTCCGATACGATCATCTGCAGGCCGCCGCGCTCTCCCTGGATGACTCGGCGGCGCTGATCGCCCGCGTATTGGAGGAGCGTTATGGACACCAACCAGCACCTGACGGGCGCAAAGTGGCGTAA
- a CDS encoding serine/threonine-protein kinase → MGRSELSASEFVGPFRTVAVLGQGGMGRVVLGVGPDGRYVAVKQVHAELAEDEGFRERFRREVDASRRVAGGYTAAVVDADPDAETPWLASQFVPGPSLSQAVDAAGPLPEEAVRRLAAGLAHALADVHRAGLIHRDLKPSNVLLAEDGVRVIDFGIVRAVGDQTRITHAGALIGSPAYMSPEQALGQELTPATDVFSLGATLVMACTGKPPFAGSSVPRILHEVVHSEPELGDVPAGLRGIIAHCLAKDPADRPTPGELLSAVGELAPSARPWPEAVNTLVHEPLAVTGGLVSGTTAPQTAPRTSPRWRRPWPRQRIVRVAVAGVVAVLALTVWRPFLGDTYREFIADVRSTGLDQKQDKYPAKPPSCQQVWDELRVPSGFAQPAGFGPVEKYGSAYARCTWTDRTGDAIEAEWHFFTTGQGEGTGAEQAKRYYERSHEPGRTRRDIDLGFADEGLWQRPQGEGYPNCRLYVREVNLVAKVSVTGPRYPSGTCEAVARELAASVVESVGSR, encoded by the coding sequence ATGGGGAGATCAGAGCTGTCCGCGTCGGAGTTCGTGGGGCCGTTCCGGACGGTCGCCGTGCTCGGCCAGGGCGGGATGGGCCGGGTGGTGCTGGGGGTCGGGCCGGACGGGCGGTACGTCGCGGTCAAGCAGGTGCACGCCGAGCTGGCCGAGGACGAGGGGTTCCGGGAGCGGTTCCGCCGCGAGGTGGATGCCTCGCGGCGGGTGGCAGGCGGCTACACCGCGGCGGTGGTCGACGCCGATCCCGACGCCGAGACGCCGTGGCTCGCCTCGCAGTTCGTGCCGGGGCCCTCGCTGAGCCAGGCCGTGGACGCCGCCGGGCCATTGCCCGAGGAGGCGGTGCGCCGGCTGGCCGCCGGGCTCGCGCACGCCCTCGCCGACGTACACCGGGCGGGGCTGATCCACCGGGACCTCAAGCCGTCCAACGTGCTGCTAGCGGAGGACGGCGTACGGGTCATCGACTTCGGCATCGTGCGCGCGGTGGGGGACCAGACCCGGATCACGCACGCGGGCGCGCTCATCGGCTCGCCCGCGTACATGTCGCCCGAGCAGGCCCTGGGGCAGGAACTCACTCCGGCCACCGACGTGTTCTCGCTCGGCGCGACCCTCGTCATGGCCTGTACGGGGAAGCCGCCGTTCGCCGGGAGCTCGGTGCCGCGGATCCTGCACGAGGTCGTGCACTCCGAACCGGAGCTGGGTGACGTACCGGCCGGGCTGCGCGGGATCATCGCGCACTGCCTGGCCAAGGATCCGGCCGACCGGCCGACCCCCGGCGAGCTGCTGAGCGCGGTCGGCGAGCTGGCGCCCTCGGCGCGGCCGTGGCCGGAGGCGGTGAACACGCTGGTCCACGAGCCGCTCGCGGTGACGGGCGGGCTGGTCAGCGGGACCACGGCTCCCCAGACGGCTCCCCGGACGTCCCCCCGGTGGCGTCGCCCGTGGCCCCGGCAGCGGATCGTGCGGGTTGCCGTGGCGGGCGTCGTGGCCGTGCTGGCGCTGACCGTGTGGCGGCCGTTCCTCGGGGACACCTACCGCGAGTTCATCGCGGATGTCCGGTCGACAGGGCTGGATCAGAAGCAGGACAAGTACCCGGCGAAGCCCCCGTCCTGCCAACAGGTCTGGGACGAGCTGCGCGTGCCGTCCGGTTTCGCCCAGCCGGCCGGGTTCGGACCGGTCGAGAAGTACGGCTCGGCCTATGCCCGCTGCACCTGGACCGACCGGACCGGTGACGCGATCGAAGCGGAGTGGCACTTCTTCACGACCGGCCAGGGCGAGGGCACCGGGGCCGAGCAGGCGAAGAGGTACTACGAGCGCTCCCACGAACCCGGCCGGACCCGGCGTGACATCGACCTCGGGTTCGCCGACGAGGGGCTGTGGCAGAGGCCCCAGGGCGAGGGGTATCCGAACTGCCGTCTGTACGTACGGGAGGTCAATCTCGTGGCCAAGGTCTCGGTGACGGGCCCCCGCTACCCGTCCGGCACCTGTGAGGCTGTCGCGCGGGAGCTCGCCGCCTCGGTCGTGGAGTCGGTGGGGAGCCGATGA
- a CDS encoding LLM class F420-dependent oxidoreductase translates to MRLGLALGYWGRGPQPAHLDLATEAESLGYDSVWTAEAWGSDAFTPLTWIAAHTSRIRLGTAIAQMAARTPTATAMHALTLDHLSGGRMMLGLGLSGPQVVEGWYGRPFPASPLTATREYVDVIRQVLRREGPVALDGRFHSHPYRGEDGTGIGKPLKPITHPLRPDLPLLLGAEGPKNIAQTTRIADGWLPLYWSPTRTDVYRAALTDLPEGFMIAPMARAKVCDDVAEGLLPVKAMLGFYIGGMGHAARNFHADLMARMGYEEEARRIQELFLAGRKEEAVLAVPDAFADEISLIGPRERIAERLELWRKGPVTDLLVTAPDPHTLRVLAELNS, encoded by the coding sequence ATGCGCCTCGGACTCGCACTCGGCTACTGGGGCCGCGGCCCCCAGCCCGCCCACCTCGACCTCGCCACCGAGGCCGAGAGCCTCGGCTACGACTCGGTGTGGACCGCCGAAGCGTGGGGCTCGGACGCCTTCACCCCGCTGACCTGGATCGCCGCGCACACCTCTCGGATTCGCCTCGGCACGGCCATCGCGCAGATGGCCGCCCGCACCCCGACCGCCACCGCCATGCACGCCCTCACCCTGGACCACCTCTCCGGCGGCCGGATGATGCTCGGGCTGGGCCTGTCCGGCCCGCAGGTGGTCGAGGGCTGGTACGGGCGCCCCTTCCCCGCGAGCCCGCTCACCGCGACCCGCGAGTACGTCGACGTCATCCGCCAGGTGCTGCGCCGCGAGGGCCCGGTCGCCCTGGACGGCCGCTTCCACAGCCACCCGTACCGCGGCGAGGACGGCACCGGCATCGGCAAGCCCCTGAAGCCCATCACCCACCCGCTCCGCCCCGACCTGCCGCTCCTGCTGGGCGCCGAGGGACCGAAGAACATCGCCCAGACCACGCGGATCGCGGACGGCTGGCTGCCCCTGTACTGGTCGCCGACCCGCACCGACGTCTACCGGGCCGCGCTGACGGACCTCCCCGAGGGCTTCATGATCGCGCCGATGGCCCGCGCGAAGGTCTGCGACGACGTCGCCGAGGGGCTGCTCCCGGTCAAGGCGATGCTCGGCTTCTACATCGGCGGCATGGGCCACGCGGCCCGCAACTTCCATGCCGACCTGATGGCCCGGATGGGCTACGAGGAGGAGGCCCGCCGCATCCAGGAGCTGTTCCTCGCCGGCCGCAAGGAGGAGGCGGTCCTGGCCGTCCCCGACGCCTTCGCCGACGAGATCTCCCTGATCGGCCCGCGGGAGCGGATCGCCGAACGCCTGGAACTGTGGCGCAAGGGCCCTGTCACCGACCTCCTCGTGACGGCCCCGGACCCGCACACCCTCCGGGTGCTGGCGGAACTCAACAGCTAG